Part of the Vicia villosa cultivar HV-30 ecotype Madison, WI unplaced genomic scaffold, Vvil1.0 ctg.000567F_1_1, whole genome shotgun sequence genome is shown below.
CCATGGTATGTTATTTTTCTCAGCTGTACTGCACATTCATTCATATCCAAAAAACACATTGATTAACATTATTGATTCTGAAACTGGTCTATTATACAAGTGAAACAATGTTACAAAACTAGTTATGCAAAATGCGATGGTTAACCTTATTAAAACCTGTCTAGCGCCAAGTTTGAGTATAGAGTACAAGGGTTTGAATGAAATGAGAGCTCGAACCAAGCGAGAGAGAGGGGTCTCTCCGGTCCATTTTGGTCGGACCAAGTTTCCTTCTTCGAAAGTACTGACTTTAAGGGAGGTTGTTGTGTCGGAAGCCGCCGCGTGAACAGTTAAGTGACACCGTGATGGTGCTCTTGCCGTTGCGGTGGCGATGCCGTGCGAGGAGATTAATGAAGAGAGGTTGTGAAGTGGTGGTGATGACAGAGCCATTGTGTGTGAAACTGTTGGGAAAAAATTGCGACCACAAACACAATCTATGTCCTAAAGTGTAATATCTCGTTCACCAATAATATGCAGCCACGTGGAGCTTGTTCAATACCCCTTATTGGATTTCTCATGGAGATTGTTCGATACCCCTTGGtcacatttataaaaaaaaattgttttttagatTCATTAAGTCATTATTGTATCTGATCTATATTATGTTCAAATATATTgatttcaataaatttaaaagcaaattttttcttataaataaaatcaGAAGGAGTATACAATAAGCTCTTATTGAAATATGATAAACTTTGAGTTAAAAAAACTCTTAATTTTGGAATTTGTATAGTTAGTTTTGCATATTGAATTTCACACGTACCTAACGCATCATACATATGTTCAATGTCAGAATCACACACAATTTCAAAATATCTCGAATAATTTTCTACGAAGATTGGAATTCCGACACATTTGTTTAAGTGTTTGCGCCTTTCACTCTACATTCCCATTTTTATTTATGCAAACAAAGCAAAATCAGAGTTTTTCTAATTTGAGTTCTCGTAGCTTGTTCCATCATTTTTCAAGCATTCTCAAAGCTTGTACTTCATTGCATTGAAACTTAGCACATCTATGTTATATTGTGTTGTACGTCTCTAAAGTTTTACTCCATTCCATTGACAAGTTacttattcccttttcttttttgatTTCACATGCATGTATTACCTAAATAGTTAATATGCATGATACACTAGACTTAAATGCAATAAATATGTCATTTTTGTTTGTCCAGAACTATCTTGCGCTAACATTATGAACATTGGAGCTTAGGGTTCGTGCATGCTTTGTTTTTGCTTCGTGTTCTCTAGTATAGTACAGTCGATATTTTGAAATCCAGACCCTCGGTCCAGAAAACAAATTTCGGAGTTACTTGTTATCTATTTTTTTGGGATTGGTTTGTTTCTGAGTTAGTTCTACTTCAATATAATGTTGTTTGTTTTATAATCTGTTATGACATGATTTTTCTTCTTTGATTGTAGGAAAAATGACTGACAACCAAGAAAGACTATGACATGTAGAGTGACCCAACATGCTTCCATTCGCATGGAGAAAGATAGACTTTTGCGAAGTTCACGTGTTTATCTTGTTGGAGAGACTTTGTTTATTGGTGAGGGATCGTCTTCCCAAGTTCATGTGTTTATAGCATTATATTCTGGGATGCGCGTGTCCCTTGTTGTCCTAGAAGCCTCAGATGCCACAGATGTTGTTGTGCTTGATGGTTTTCCGAAAGGCCCTTTAAACCTTTCACCACTTTCTTTACATCCAAACCATGATGTTAGGCTTgcgtggaagggagagataacatAAATATCTAACTACTCTTTTAAATAGTTGTGTTATATTATTTGAATTatcttatgatgatgatgatgtatttatttttttagtatcGTGATACGTTAAGATGTATCAACCACAATAGGAAGTTTCAAAGTTAGCACAGTCAGATGATCCATAGTTTCAAGATGTCTTACAACTATTTGTGATTCAATACTTATGAAGGACAGGATATGGTTATATTAATCTTGAGTTATTATCTACCTTTGTGGAGAGATGGCACACATACGTAGCCATTTCATCTTCTTATCGGTGAGATGTCCATCACAGTGGACTATATATCATACCTCCTATATCTTCTAATCATTGAAAAATTACTAAACTACTACAAAACCAGTATACTTGAGGCACTGGATATGATGGTGACTTATTTGGAAGCTAACCcaataaaatcacaaaatgaGATAGATGACACCAGAGGATCTCGTGATAGATTTTCTTTCTTGGTGAATCTGTATGAACATCTCTTGGTTAATGGTGATAATGCACGATATACCCAAAGACCCCACTGTTGGTACTCCTGCCATTGTCATGCGTAGAGATGTTGATGAGATTTTTGCAAAGTAATAATATCATCTAGCATTAGAGGTTGTACATCGTGTGCTAGCTCCTCATCCATTATACAACTACACCCGATGGTTTTATAGAGTGTTATATTTGTGCATGACACCAGATACAAAATGATAACCTTTAAGGCTAGCTCATCAAGAGATCTTAAAGGAAAAGCAATTCGGGGCTGACTATGTCTTTGATGTGTTATTGATATTTCACCGTATTGTAGTTATTGGGAGAGAAGTCACAGCTAGGCAGACACTCCTATGATGGCCACTCGGTAGACCATCTTAGTAGAGACATGACATGTGTTGGAGTACATATGACAGAGAAAGAATAAGGACGTCAAATATATGTATCAGTTGTCTTTACTTTGTATATTTTGACATTTTATACTATGATTTGTTGTGGGATAGATTATGATAGTTTGACATTCTGTATTTAGCATTTTGGCATTCAAATATACacattagtttttttatttagatCTTATTATTCAATGGTAAATGTGTATGATTTATTGTGGAATTGATTTAAAGATGGTTTATAATGTaaggtttattaaaaaaaaaaagtcaaaattcttcTAATTTACTGTGTAAAAGTGTAAAATATTATCATGGTGTTAATCTAGATATTTGAATCTAGAACTTTATTTTTCCTCGTTGCAAAGAAAGACAAAAAATATGCAAGCAAGGTTAGTCTAAAAAttaaaatccaaatatttttttggcAAAAATACAGTGTCAATCTGATGAAATTATGTGGTGTATAGTAAACACATCCATATTTTGAAATCCAGACGCTACAGAGGAAATTTTTTAAGTTTCCATATAGTATGTGATCACTACATCAATCTCATAATTATGTCACGAAAATTTTTTGAACCCATCTTCTTTTCCCAAGACAGAGACATGTTCTctatctccgaagtattttttagGAACTGTGTTTTCCATCCCAATTTTATAGGAGAAGATTCTATATCATCAAGACCCAGGGATCTCCAATAATTCGTGCAAATTGACATCCCTAAATGTTGATATTAGTTAAGTTAGTTGGTTGGTTAAAATTTAGTTAACATTTAGTCACTCGATTAGTTAGACAGTTGAgtctataaataaaaatataatgtaCAAATTTTACTCTCTTTTTTCAATCTATTCAATATCTTACAACATGAGTATTCATATATTCCCTATCTTCCATATGAATTTGAGTAGTATGACCTTTGGCCCTCTCATCACATGATTCTCAACATTAATCTCTATAGCTCTAATGGTTCTATTTATTGATCATttgaaaacaaaaattttaaatttggtaAAAATGTTTACAATAGTAACAAAAACAACTAGAAAATTAAGTATAtagaaaaaactcaaaattcaagCACACCAGAAAGATTGGAACAATAACATTAGATATTGTGTACATGCTTTTACATGTTACAAGAAATTTTTATCATAGAAATCCAAATCACTAGAGAAAATAACTTATAAGAAATCTTCTAAAGATGAAGAACTAAATATAGAAACCCTCCTTCTTTTCCTAGCTCCTAACACATCCTGTGAAACAGAAAATCTACTAACCACAGACTTAAGAGCATGATGAACAGAACCAGCAAGAAACTGTCTATATTCAGCATCATCAAAACTCTGCTCCTCACAACTAATTACAACAAACACATTCTTCATTCTACCACCAAAAGTCGCAATATCCGCCTTCATGATTACGAGACGAAGAGCCTCTAGTGCCTGTCTTATACTAGACAACAAACCAGGTTGATACTCACAACACAGTGATGCTTTAATTGAATAAGCAAAACCATTGAATCCACATTCTTGTTCTTCAACGCTTATTTCATCGTTGTCCTTTGGTATCATTAAACCTTCGCACGCTTGTGTTGCGGTTCTTTTTACCTCTTTTAAATGTCGAATAACTTCACCAAGTAACGATGCTTTGTCCATCTGTGATCATAAAAAAGAAGACTAATCGGTTTTAATGTTTTATCGATGATTAGTAAAGAGAGATTAAAACAAGGATTATGTTAAACTAAACTAACCTTCAAAGCACCTGGAATGATACTGCGAAGTGTATCGAGATGTGAGTTAATTCTagctcttcttcttctctctgcATCACTGTGATTCTTCAAAGCTTCTGCAGTTCTCTCAGTAGACACAcctttttgttccatttttgcaGGTGCTTTCACAAGCATTTCTCTTTCTCTATCCAAAACAAGAGAGAAAGATGAACCATAGCCACTTTTCATTACATCATTGTTTACTTGAAAACCATTAGTGGCATCTCCAAGTATATCATAACCCCAATCAAAATCTTCCATTTCCATACCCAAAAATACTAAAAAGTGAAAAGAGAAATGAGAAAGGAGAGTTATAGGAACCAAACACAAGAGAAAACAACCTTGGAAACAATGGAACAGGAGATGTTTTTTCTCTGTCAGAGTTGTCAGTGTACAAGTGAAGTTCTTGTACCAACTAGATATAAAAAGTGTTATGTAACTTTTGTCCCCGCGATGCAGATGCAGAGATTAATCTTTCGAGTTTGACCAGACTCGGAGGAAAATTtctaattatatataatattgaagATGTTGAATTTCAATATTTTATCCATACTAGGATCATATAGAATCAAACATCAATCTTTCTTTTTAAGCTTAGTTCAATCAAATCGTCACACAATCCACTAAAATCATATAATATTCTTAAATTTTTTAGTTACTTATATGCAATAGAATAGAAGACTTGAGTTGAGTCTCTCACCAACCAACAAGAAGTGTATATATTGAATAATGCCAAATGCTGATTTTAGCAAATTTTGAAGGGAATCTTATTGAGTAATGAGAGATACAAAATCTAATATTTGTCATGAAATCATTAGTAACAATATTATAGAACAGCATTAGCAGCAATTTAGATCTCTTGTGATCTCTTAGTTGGTTTTATTATTGCTTTTCTGTCTCTTCCACGTCTGCAAGCACACTATGCTTGATTTTTTGTAACCATTGTTCACAATTGATAGACACAAAGGAAGTGACCATGTCCAATTAGATTCACACACCTTTTTACTTAATGTCAATGAAAGTTTTGTtgtgtttaaattaatttatgttgTCGTTCTCAACTTTTAACTGGGGTTAACACGATTTTCAGGGTTGTCTCCAAATTCAAGTTTGGAGTTGGACCTTTGCAATAAAGTATACTAATTATACTTTGTTTCTAGAAAACAGTGTAGATACTCACTAGTTAATTGCCTACTTCCAGTAACTATGTTATATTGGATTTGGAAAGATTCCATTTGGTTATGCGTTAATTAGCAATTTGTAAACACGTAGtaataaaattgattatttttttaaaaggcaAATAATAACATATGGATATTATCATTGTGTGGAGAGCTCATGCGATATCATGTACGttgaaatttttgaaaagctGAATTTGAAGAGAGAAAAATGATTGTCTTATACGAGCTCTAACCTACAAGCATTCATCATTAGGAGACTAACCCACCCATCGGGTTCGGTAGAGCTCATGGTTGTAAGAGGTTCCCAAATAATAGACTAATAGTTTCTGGTGGTCCCCTAAAAAATGTCTACATTATATAGgttgatttttgaattttgaaaatattgtCACAGTCTACAGAGGAAGTTATCGGTTGAGTCGCGGAACaatacgctttctttaagacgttttgcGGTACTGGCAAAATGATGCAAAacagctcttaataaccacgacggCTCCAAGATAAAACAACTCGTTCATAAAAGGGTTACGATTATCACTTGCATTGTGATTAATCGTTCAAAGAAATACACCTTCAGATGGTGTTTAAACCACTCGTAGTATTTGAAATAATTTCAGTCGTTGATGGCGCACAAGGTCACtcgaaaaataaagaagaaagaatTTGTTTTGAGATGAAGATAATAGAGAGGGAGAAGAGAGAttccaaaagtttagaaatttgGCGTACCAATTCATTAAACTTAAGAATCATTTAATAGGTAAATGATTCAACTAAGTGGAGAGAAAATAGTGGGAGAATGAAGAGAAAATAGTGGGAGGGAGTTATTTAGTCAAAACTAGATTTTGATGAGTGActcattattatttaataattaattaatattaataattaattctaCTAGAATCAACTCCCATCAAAATAGGATGACCCTTTCAATTCACGTTAagtttccaacaatcccccacttgaaaaGGTGATATTAAAAGTAATGTCAAAATGTTTCTAAGATTGTGAATAAGCAAAagtgtctacgacttgaacctttaCGTAGCAAGTAGAATTCCGATTCAACAAAAGTGACACAaatgtcttgaactctatctcagacatcatACCTGCACACAacttttcttaaggtgtattctaaTAGTCTGTGCTTTAATGGCCATGCACAtgtatcccggtttagtgaaggTTATGggaattctgcctcgaaattTCATAAGAATCGACCTCAGTTCCATAATCACATAGGTGAATTTATCCAGAGTACTCTTGTAGCCTAGTTACTCCCTCATATAaagtatagatctcattaagagtttaTACCATCTCATCCTTTTATcacttcaggattcatgctttTCTTATTTATTCTAGCATGATTGCCTCATATtgctcacaacttgttattacctattgaacctatttcttgggatctccaatcacttaggtcgggttaccatcatgagcaatTCATATTCCTATAGGCATTAGTTCCGTCTTATATGATGTATTATAGACTTTTTCTCTAGttaatcctttcgtcaaaggatctgctaaaTTTTCTTCAAtgcgtacatgatccactcttgcaactcctttagagatacaatctctaaCAATATCGTGCTTTCTTCTAATTTGACGTCTTACCATTATAACGGTTCTTGATATTTTGCAATAGCCGCGGTAGTATTGCAATGGATCAACACAGCTGACATATGTTTTTCCCATAAAGgaatctcagctagcaagcatcttaaccaacttgtTTCTTCACTAGAATTTGCTAATGCTATCATTTGAGACTCCATCGTGGACTGAGTCGGATAgtttgtttctttgatttccaagatacaaCTCCTTCAGCTATGTTGAATACAAAGCCACTAGTAGCTTTGAAATCATCTGATAAGGTATTCCAATATGCATCAATGTATCCTTCAAGTACAACAGCAAATCTCTCATAATGAAAACCAAGGTTCATTGTCTTTTTAAGGTACTGCATGACTCGCTTAATAGCTTGTCAATACTCATTACTCAGTCTACTCGTAAACATGCACAACAAACCTACGACATATGCAATGTCCGGTCTAGTACAATCAGTGGCATACCTAAGATTGTCAATGATGCTTACATATTATGTCTGTCTAACACTTTCACCAGTGTTCTTAAACAGTTTCATGCTTGGATCGTACAGTCTGCTTGCTGGTTTATAGTCAAAGtaattatatttctttaagatcttttcCACATAATGTGATTTATTCAAAAACATTCCTTGCTAAGTTCTTGTGATCTTGGTACCAAGAATCACAGTCGCTTCTCCgaggtctttcatatcaaagttgttcCACAACATGATGTCATAGCATTAACAACCTGAAtatttgatccaaatatgagtagaTCGTCTACATATAGACATATGATATTGCAGATGCGATCCTCAGATTTGGAATAAACGCATTTGTCAATTTCATTCACTTTGTACCCattcgatatcattaagttatcaaacttttcatgccattgcttaggagcttgttttagtccGTACAGAGATGTATTTAACTTACTGGCCTAGTTTTCTTGTCTATGTATCACAAACCCTTTATGGTTGTTTCATATAGATTTTTTCTTCTAAGTCACCATTTAAAAATTTTCTTTTAccatccatttggtgtactattaatttataaataacaaCAAATGAAATAATtaccctaatggatgtaattctTGTGACTGGAGAGAAGGTGTTGAAGAAAtctatattttctttttgtctaaaacccttggctaTAAGGCGAGCCTTGTATAtatcaatagttccatcaggttttagtttcttttttagAACCCATTTACAACCGATTGGTTTGAAACCAGGAGGCAAATCTACAAAGTGTCAGGTCTTGTTAGACGCTAGAAaatctatctcatcattaatagcTTCTTGCCATAAATCTGCATCCAGAGATGACAGTGCTTCTTaaagatttattggatcttcttctacattataagccgcATAATCGGGCCCATAGTCTTTAGTAAATCTTACTCTTTTACTTCTTCGAAGTTCTATTTCTACATTGTCGGTTCTTTTTGTACTTCTTATCATAGGAACGTGACTCGATTGggtgcccccactatttctcgatttgaaaggaaatttgtcttcatagaattcaacatcaattgattctatgatcacttttgcatttaggtcataaaactTATACGCCTTACTATTTGTTGCATACCCAATGAATACACATTCATAggctctactagcgagtttaactcgtttcggATCCAGAATCTTGACATAAGCAAGACAACCCCAAGTCctcaaataagacaagtttggtttccttttctttaatatctcatcAGATAAGATCTTACTTTTTGACTTGGGAACTCAATTCAGCACATAGAAAAGAGTCAATAAAATTTTCTCCCACCAGTGAGGTGCAACACCAAAATCCGtcataattgcaacaacaagttcagtaagagttctattctttctttctgctttaccattcatttcaaGAGAATATGGAGCAGCCATTTCATGTACAATTCCAtgtttaatataaaaatcattaAATAAACCAGAATTGTATTTAGTTCTCCTATCACTACAAAGTCTCTTAATCTTCTTACTAAATTGATTCTCAATTTCAGTTACATACATCTTAAACATGTCAAACGCTTCACTTTTATTCTTCATTAAGTATACATAAGTATAATCACAGCAAATAAAAGTGATAAGATAACGTTTATTATTTCTAGTTAAAGTTCCatctaattcacatatattaGAGTGTATAAGATCTAGGGGATCAGAttctttaataattaatttatgtgAAGTCTTAGTTATTTTAGCTTGACTACATTATTCACATTTATTTGaatcattgatatttaatttagGGATTAGGCCTAAGTTGCTTGCATTAGAAATAACTCGCTTATTAACGTGACAAAGTCTAGCATGTCTAATATTAAAATCACACAAAGAGTAAACAAAAGGAGAAATTTTATTCAAATCAACATTCAACTTAAACATGCCATTAGTGGCATACCCTTTTCCAACAAAAATACCATTCTTAGTGATGGTGTAAAACTCTTCCCCTATAGACTGACTAAACCCTgccttattcaaaataaaaacacaaacaaTATTCTTTCTAAGTTAAGGAACATGCATGACGTCCTTCAAGATTAAAGTCTTTCCTGAGGTGAAGTTCAACTCAATATATCCAATTCGAGCAACATCAGTGGTGTAAGCATCTCCCAACAGCTCTTTCTTATTTTCACATTCGTGTATGTCTTGAACATAACACTATCATATCAAACATGATGAGAGGCGCCAATGTCTACCCACCAACCATCACTTCCACCGACCACGTTGATTTTAGTGATCATAGTAATGAATTTCTCATCAGTCGGGTTAACCTGTGCATTAGAGTCAACATGTTTGGGCTTTCTCTTACATATCTTGGCCATAAGACCCGGTTTACCACAATTATAGCAAGTGAAAACCGGAACTTGGTGGTTGTGCTAGTTCTGATTCTTTAATGGTTTTCCCGTAGGCTTCAGAACCGCACCAAATCTCTCTTTGTTGTTagaaacaactaagacttcaTCCTTTTGATATTGTTTTCTAGCTTCCTCTTTGATTCAGAGGAGAGTGATTAGACTCTCAATGTAAAACTCTTTTGTTTTATGCCGAAGCatgtttttgaaatctttctaaCCAGGGGAAGTTTGTCAATGATAACAACAATTTGAAATTGTTCATTGAGGTGCATACCTTCTATGATGATTTCATGAGCGATCTTCTGAATTTCGTGGCTTTGAGCTTCCACAAATTTTTCATCCACCATCTTATTGTTCAAGTAGCGGCTGGcaacatatttctttgcaccTGTTTCTTCAGTATCATATTTCTTTTGCAGAGCCTCCCATACCTATTTAGCAGTCTTGTAATTACTGTAGTAATTATACAGATTATCGGCAAGATTGttcaaaatgtgatttttgcaaaGATATTCATTCTCTTGCCCTAAGGCGGTTTCTTTCTCGAGCTGCAATTTATCGGCCACATCTTTAGTTTTTGCAGCAGAGTCTAAATCAGACATTTTTGGAGTCCCGTCTGATTCCACCGGTGTCTTACCATTAGTTAGTTCAATTGATTCAGAAGGAGCAAAAGGGATATCCTCAGTCAGAATGTGGGAAAACTTCTttaaaattatgaataatttcaTCTTAGATTGCTAATGTTTGAAGTGAGAACCCTCACACTTAAATGGGTTGTCAGACACATTAGTAGCTGCGGTAGTTTCGATAATTTCCTCAATAGACATGGCAGTTAATACAAATGTCTTAAAATTGTTGATTTTTcggattttaaaaatatttccaCGGAGAAAGTTATCGGCTGAGTCGCGGAATaatacgctttctttaagacattTCGCGATATTGCTAGAATTATGCAAAACAtctcttaataaccacgacgcctctAGGATAAAACAATTCGTTCACAAAAAGGTTACGATTATCACTTGCACTATGATGAATCGTTCAAATAAATACACCTTCAGATGGTGTTTAAGCCACTCGTAGTATCTGAAACAATTTCAATCGTTGATGGAGCACAAGGCCACTCggaaaataaagaagaaagaatTTGTTTTGAGATCAAGAGAATATAGAGGGAGAAAAGAGATTCCAAAATTTTAGAAATCTGGGGTACCTATCCAATAAACTTAAGAATCATTTAATAGGTAAATGATTCAACTAAATAGAGAGAAAATAGTGGGAGAAGGAGAGAAAATAGTGGGAGGGAGTTACTTAGTTAAAACTAGGTTTTGATGAGTGActcattattaattattaattaattaatattaataattaattccaCTAGAATCAACTCCCATCAAAATAGGATGACCCTTTCAATCCACTATTTCCTATTCAGAATGAATTTGCTCGCTCAAGATCTTTATCTCATGGTGAAATAATTCTACCTTCTTCAAAGCATTCTCGAAGGAAGCTTGCATGATTGAATAGTCAAACTCAAcgatttttgtatattatttattcaaatagatcttttcaaactttttctcttgcAACTTAGTGTGAGCCACTTTCAAATTCTTATGGGATTCACAAAGTGCCTCCTCCAATTTTCCCACCATTTTTTGATAAGGGTTTAGAACCCCATTTACATTGGCCATAGTGGTTTCCAAATCAAATAACTGAAGGTGTGTGAAACAAAAGAAAAGTGGGTTTGAATTGAGTTTCAAGGAAAAAATGTAAACTTCTTCCCAAGACAAAAAGTTCACTTGCTtacaaaaatatacaaagaaTAATCAGAGAGACTTATGCAAAATTTCAGCGTAAGTTTTATAGGGTTCTTCAGGTTTTTCTTAAATCTTCCAATTCTTCCTTTTATAGCCAAGAAGAAGTCTGATGAATGGTATAATAGGAATACTCAATTTCAGATGTTTTGTTCTAACGGTCAGTGAGAGAGTGATCGATAACGTAGTAAAAAGTAGAGTCCTAGCACGACCCTATCCGAGTAGTGAGAACATTTGAACATTGTACTATTTCCTCATGTAAACTAATTTTGATCTTATCATTTAatcttcagaggcttctgatACTTGATGTTGAAGCATGCTTAGAAGGACCAAAACTCGAGTCACTAGAACCTAAGTCTTCGGAGTCTTCAGAACTTCTTCATCCAGTACcttgtctttagagtcttcagaatTTGGTCTTTGAATCTTTAGATCCTAATTCATCAGAGTCTTCAAAACTTGTTCATACAAAACCTTGCCTTCAGAGTCTTCACCACCTGGTGTTCAAAATCTcttgtcttcagaatcttcagaatttgttcttctaaaaccttgtcttcagaatcttcaaaaCTTGGACAACATAATCTCAGAGCTAGAGGAGTCCCCATAAGCTCTTCCTCGATAGTCACGTTCAGAAGTTCTATCAGTAACGTTCATCATAACTATTGTTATAGAAACATTCTAGAACTTGACTGAACCTGTAAACACGCCTGGTATCTTCCAGAGTCCGAGTGTGTTGAGTTCAGAACCTGATGACGTCACACACCTTTTCTTCAGAGTTAAAACCTATTAGCAAAAGATACACACTTGACAGAAACCATTAAAGAACTAAATTGTTCTCTAAGATATcatgtaatgttatcatcaaaacataacgtcagatgtagaaccaaatcttgttcttacaatttccccctttttgatgatgaaaataccatgtattttgatgaacaatTTATGCTAGGTTTAAa
Proteins encoded:
- the LOC131629479 gene encoding transcription factor bHLH30-like, which codes for MEMEDFDWGYDILGDATNGFQVNNDVMKSGYGSSFSLVLDREREMLVKAPAKMEQKGVSTERTAEALKNHSDAERRRRARINSHLDTLRSIIPGALKMDKASLLGEVIRHLKEVKRTATQACEGLMIPKDNDEISVEEQECGFNGFAYSIKASLCCEYQPGLLSSIRQALEALRLVIMKADIATFGGRMKNVFVVISCEEQSFDDAEYRQFLAGSVHHALKSVVSRFSVSQDVLGARKRRRVSIFSSSSLEDFL